Proteins encoded within one genomic window of Flavobacterium oreochromis:
- a CDS encoding RHS repeat domain-containing protein — protein MTKWDELQKKLKPAVLKKDQGFVITSEYDRNGNRIKMTSSLGAEVQNTYDKKGLLKTITAQTQALKEAQKQAWEAQLKHNALGQEIERSITGGLIINMQYDSAGRPLSQKVQRGQKDTYHRNYTWNANNRLLQTINAITGGHIHYAYDSFGNLASAQYEDGSYDYKLPDEVGNLYNTKDKKDRIYAKGGKLIKDQNWHYLYDSEGNLRLKSKRNIAQIQLQKREQEKEKPKKFSFFVEEINEEKNNPKTLDYYLRTDIKYTKEDKENYTKLKEQQEVQEISNQQWQRGDWEYTWYANGMLKSVKKPDGTIITMEYDALGRRTKKIYNEKTNRYLWDGNVLLHQWEYKKGQEAQTSVNDLGEVYLSQKEAVDDLVTWIYQERTFVPSAKIQGEEQFSIISDYLGRPVQSYDQQGRLVWQTDYDIYGKLRNLQGEKTFIPFRQLGQYEDPELDGLYYNRFRYYDASTGLYLRQDPIGLAGNNPTFYGYVKDSNAKVDIFGLMPSPVNVGDVGPYKDLAGLPGDGLTPHHMPQDALGHMPRAEGGCIVMPHDEHVQTRTYGAKGRATKQADLGRPFKDVLKDDIIDVQKIAPNKYTKSLEELIEFYENNGMLKKGELKLSDCK, from the coding sequence GTGACAAAATGGGACGAGTTACAAAAGAAACTCAAACCAGCGGTTTTAAAAAAAGACCAAGGCTTTGTTATAACATCTGAATACGACCGAAATGGAAACCGTATTAAAATGACTTCCTCATTAGGAGCAGAAGTACAAAACACTTATGATAAAAAAGGCCTTCTAAAAACAATTACAGCACAAACACAAGCTCTAAAAGAAGCACAAAAACAAGCTTGGGAAGCCCAATTAAAACACAATGCACTAGGACAAGAAATAGAACGAAGTATAACAGGAGGACTCATTATAAATATGCAGTATGACTCCGCTGGAAGACCCCTCTCTCAAAAAGTACAACGCGGACAAAAAGACACTTATCACCGTAATTACACTTGGAATGCTAACAATAGATTACTACAAACAATTAATGCTATTACAGGAGGACATATACACTATGCTTATGACAGTTTTGGCAATCTAGCCTCAGCACAATACGAAGACGGCAGTTATGATTACAAACTACCTGATGAAGTAGGTAATCTTTACAACACTAAAGATAAAAAAGACCGCATATACGCCAAAGGAGGTAAACTCATAAAAGACCAAAACTGGCACTACCTATATGATAGTGAAGGCAACCTACGTTTAAAAAGCAAACGTAACATAGCACAAATACAATTACAAAAACGAGAACAAGAAAAAGAAAAACCCAAAAAATTCTCCTTCTTTGTAGAAGAAATAAATGAAGAAAAAAACAACCCCAAAACACTCGATTATTACTTACGTACTGATATAAAGTACACTAAAGAAGACAAAGAAAACTATACAAAACTAAAAGAACAACAAGAAGTACAAGAAATTTCAAACCAACAATGGCAACGAGGCGATTGGGAATATACTTGGTATGCCAATGGTATGCTAAAAAGCGTAAAAAAACCAGACGGTACAATTATAACCATGGAATATGACGCTTTAGGAAGAAGAACAAAAAAGATTTATAATGAAAAAACAAATCGTTATCTTTGGGATGGAAACGTTCTTTTACATCAGTGGGAGTATAAAAAAGGGCAAGAAGCTCAAACCTCTGTGAATGATTTAGGAGAAGTTTATCTCAGCCAAAAAGAAGCTGTCGATGATTTAGTTACTTGGATCTATCAAGAAAGAACCTTTGTTCCCTCTGCCAAAATACAGGGAGAAGAACAATTTAGTATCATTTCTGACTACTTAGGAAGACCCGTACAATCATATGACCAGCAAGGTAGATTAGTTTGGCAAACTGATTATGATATTTATGGAAAACTTCGTAATTTACAAGGAGAAAAAACGTTCATTCCTTTTAGACAACTCGGGCAATATGAAGATCCAGAATTAGACGGGCTTTACTATAATAGGTTTAGGTATTATGATGCGAGTACGGGACTGTATTTAAGACAAGACCCCATTGGACTAGCAGGAAATAACCCGACGTTTTATGGGTATGTGAAGGATAGTAATGCAAAAGTTGATATTTTTGGACTTATGCCATCACCTGTAAACGTTGGTGATGTTGGTCCTTATAAAGATTTAGCAGGATTACCTGGAGACGGTCTAACCCCCCATCATATGCCACAAGATGCATTAGGACATATGCCAAGAGCTGAAGGAGGTTGTATTGTTATGCCTCACGACGAACACGTACAAACAAGAACTTATGGTGCCAAAGGTAGAGCGACAAAACAAGCAGATTTAGGAAGACCCTTTAAAGATGTTTTAAAAGACGATATAATAGATGTACAAAAAATAGCTCCTAATAAATACACTAAATCTTTAGAAGAATTAATAGAGTTTTATGAAAATAATGGTATGTTGAAAAAAGGAGAATTAAAACTAAGTGATTGTAAATAA
- the tssD gene encoding type VI secretion system tube protein TssD, with translation MSFLAKLELDGNMYNILECRYNFTQSIDNTGKPQGMPQGGEISIRIESTGKPDFLDWMLDHNKAKDGKIIFYRRDAMSKLQELQFEKGYCVYFEEHFTSESKEPLQISIRIVAKNFDVNGVSHDKNWR, from the coding sequence ATGTCATTTTTAGCTAAATTAGAATTAGATGGTAACATGTACAACATCTTAGAATGCAGGTACAATTTTACACAATCAATAGACAACACAGGAAAACCACAAGGAATGCCACAAGGAGGTGAAATATCCATTCGTATTGAAAGCACTGGAAAACCAGATTTCTTAGACTGGATGCTAGATCATAACAAAGCCAAAGATGGAAAGATAATTTTTTATCGTAGAGATGCTATGAGTAAACTCCAAGAATTACAGTTTGAAAAAGGCTACTGTGTTTACTTTGAAGAACATTTTACATCAGAAAGCAAAGAACCTTTACAAATATCAATTCGCATCGTTGCTAAAAATTTTGATGTAAACGGTGTATCACATGATAAAAATTGGAGATAA
- a CDS encoding helix-turn-helix domain-containing protein, which produces MSSFGKRLRECREVKNLSQKELANILNTSYSVIGKYERDEMNPSIDVAKKLATILDTTVGYLLGENQQSDLFKDPLMLKRFQDIATLPDKERECLLTTVDHFIKSAKISLM; this is translated from the coding sequence ATGAGTAGTTTCGGTAAAAGATTAAGAGAATGTAGAGAAGTAAAAAATCTATCTCAAAAAGAGTTAGCTAATATTTTAAATACTTCTTATTCTGTGATTGGAAAATATGAAAGAGATGAAATGAATCCTTCTATTGATGTGGCTAAAAAACTAGCTACTATTTTAGATACTACTGTAGGGTATTTATTAGGAGAAAACCAACAAAGCGATTTATTTAAAGATCCTTTAATGCTCAAAAGATTTCAAGATATAGCAACGCTTCCAGATAAAGAAAGAGAATGTTTGCTTACTACCGTTGACCACTTTATCAAATCGGCTAAAATTAGCTTGATGTAG
- a CDS encoding phage integrase SAM-like domain-containing protein, giving the protein MASILFRLKKSNSDFSSIYVRFKQGKVFDTEASTGLETPTDRWSNSKQEILSTVLVNYKDTNKKLSEFKIYLKNEYENTKVSDESIIINNNWLKSKIKLFFNRQNLDTEEKKKIFFTEFIDDFIIESETKRNRLGKPIAKRTIQHYKTTLNKINDFQTEVNTKLKIVDINLKFHTKFIDYLQQKQRLNNNTIGGYIDDVKLFCNNADRKEIKISHEVKSTEFYTPTNSTEDIYLKELEINNIYNCVFEADYLDNARDWFIIGLRTGLRVSDLLNLDKSDIDEDDFISLTTKKTEFPVIIPIHNQVKNILSKRNGDFPRQISDQKFNKYIKIVAEKAGITQMVEGARINKIEITENNKKVKYTEK; this is encoded by the coding sequence ATGGCATCAATCTTATTCAGACTAAAAAAATCAAATTCCGATTTCTCTTCTATCTATGTTAGATTCAAACAAGGTAAAGTTTTCGACACCGAAGCTAGTACTGGCTTAGAAACTCCTACCGACCGCTGGAGTAATTCAAAACAAGAAATTTTAAGTACTGTTTTAGTAAATTACAAAGACACAAACAAAAAATTAAGTGAGTTTAAAATCTATCTCAAAAACGAATACGAGAACACAAAAGTTAGCGATGAATCAATTATTATAAACAACAACTGGTTAAAATCGAAAATCAAATTATTTTTTAACCGTCAAAACTTAGATACCGAGGAAAAGAAAAAAATATTCTTTACCGAGTTTATTGATGATTTTATTATTGAATCAGAAACAAAAAGAAACCGATTAGGTAAGCCAATTGCAAAAAGAACGATACAACACTACAAAACCACTCTAAACAAAATCAATGATTTTCAAACTGAAGTAAACACCAAACTTAAAATTGTAGATATAAATTTAAAATTTCACACAAAGTTTATTGATTATCTTCAACAAAAACAACGTTTGAACAATAACACAATAGGAGGTTATATTGATGATGTAAAATTATTTTGCAACAATGCAGATAGGAAAGAAATTAAGATTTCTCACGAAGTAAAATCTACGGAATTTTATACCCCTACAAACTCCACAGAAGACATATATTTAAAAGAATTAGAAATAAACAACATATACAACTGTGTATTCGAAGCTGATTATTTAGACAATGCAAGAGATTGGTTTATAATTGGGTTAAGAACAGGGTTAAGAGTTTCAGATTTGCTAAATCTCGATAAAAGCGATATTGATGAAGATGATTTTATTAGTCTTACTACTAAAAAAACCGAATTCCCTGTAATTATACCTATTCACAACCAAGTAAAAAATATACTTTCTAAACGCAATGGGGATTTCCCTAGACAGATTAGTGACCAAAAATTTAATAAGTACATAAAAATTGTAGCGGAAAAGGCTGGAATAACTCAAATGGTTGAAGGCGCAAGAATAAACAAAATTGAAATTACCGAAAACAACAAAAAAGTAAAATACACAGAAAAGTAA
- a CDS encoding type VI secretion system Vgr family protein has protein sequence MPLKDTDPKNPTQNGFDQIKTQIVEHSTKAVESEVTQKASEQLSNPAINKIIENKDTIKNIGQQLSNPKTNDFENQSANNGFIGRLNHPDDIKKYFSKKTFKDFLNDKDSPLVYCTLSIDGKDFLAKNTYKVELKQFTNDHDSFVITTPDDSLDSFEGYVMENSKNILGKKVSVNFHRFGSITQTFTGIIANIRNKKDEGGGYGKLYITGYSPSILLENGKDCQSYENKKLDEIIKQALSEYNGELSISTKNINTDYPIPYCVQYKESDYQFIRRLAHRYGEYFYYDGESLIFGNEIKETIELGENIDLIDIEFEMMIKPQHFKYLSYDSISAEIKEKDSDSLKNSTQKKTNPFQQVAVEASEKVFKKKAEMLFNATSQQTVEKDLNEMARRQKESREHTMLIRGRSRDPKLRIGGKAKISDINAKAMETYRITEIIHYHDGNEYYNDFVGIPDIFISPYFDEDSFPTCEEQAAIVVQNDNPQGMIKVQFPWQKKKGLTTPWLRVVTPYAGKGKGMHIIPEIGEEVVVGFENGNAERPFVFGAMFNGKASAGKGGAGNHIKGLQTASGNKLHMNDKDGSVNLTDKGGADLTFDGAGNATLTTNTSITFTCGGAEIKMTHDGTIVISGDVKVKIDTKEAEIIGSTSVKTNSDSIIEEKAPKIGINGETEVAIESTIVNVNGSATTNVKGGTVNLN, from the coding sequence ATGCCACTTAAAGATACTGATCCAAAAAATCCAACACAAAATGGATTTGACCAAATCAAAACACAAATTGTAGAACATTCTACAAAAGCTGTAGAATCAGAAGTTACCCAAAAAGCTTCTGAACAATTATCCAATCCAGCTATTAATAAAATAATAGAAAACAAAGACACAATTAAAAACATAGGACAACAGTTAAGCAATCCAAAAACAAATGATTTTGAAAATCAGAGTGCAAATAACGGCTTTATTGGCCGATTAAATCATCCTGATGACATAAAAAAATATTTCTCAAAAAAAACATTTAAAGATTTTTTAAATGACAAAGACAGTCCTTTAGTTTATTGCACACTAAGCATAGACGGAAAAGATTTTCTTGCAAAAAACACCTACAAAGTTGAGTTAAAACAATTTACTAACGACCACGATAGCTTTGTTATTACCACACCTGATGACTCCTTAGATAGTTTTGAAGGTTATGTAATGGAAAATTCAAAAAATATATTAGGCAAAAAAGTCAGTGTTAACTTTCACCGTTTTGGAAGTATAACTCAAACATTTACAGGAATAATTGCTAATATTCGTAATAAAAAAGACGAAGGAGGAGGATACGGAAAACTATATATTACAGGATATTCACCCAGTATACTTCTTGAAAACGGCAAAGATTGTCAAAGCTATGAGAATAAAAAGCTAGACGAAATCATAAAACAAGCTCTTAGCGAATACAACGGAGAATTATCTATATCAACTAAAAACATTAACACTGATTATCCTATACCATATTGCGTACAGTATAAAGAATCTGATTACCAATTTATAAGAAGGCTCGCACACAGATATGGTGAATATTTTTATTACGATGGCGAAAGTCTAATTTTCGGAAATGAAATTAAAGAAACCATAGAACTTGGAGAAAACATCGATTTAATAGATATAGAATTTGAAATGATGATTAAACCTCAACATTTCAAATACCTATCGTATGATAGTATTTCAGCTGAAATAAAGGAAAAAGATTCTGATTCTTTAAAAAATAGCACTCAAAAAAAGACCAACCCCTTTCAACAAGTAGCAGTAGAAGCATCAGAAAAAGTATTTAAGAAAAAAGCCGAAATGCTATTTAATGCCACTTCGCAACAAACAGTAGAAAAGGACTTAAACGAAATGGCACGCCGTCAAAAAGAAAGTAGAGAACATACAATGCTAATAAGAGGTAGAAGCCGTGACCCAAAATTAAGAATTGGTGGAAAAGCAAAAATATCAGACATCAACGCTAAAGCTATGGAAACCTACCGTATTACAGAAATCATTCATTATCATGACGGTAATGAATATTATAATGATTTTGTAGGCATACCCGATATTTTTATTTCTCCTTATTTTGACGAAGACTCCTTCCCTACTTGCGAAGAACAAGCGGCAATTGTTGTTCAAAATGACAACCCACAAGGAATGATTAAAGTACAATTTCCTTGGCAAAAGAAAAAAGGATTAACTACTCCATGGTTAAGAGTTGTAACACCCTATGCTGGTAAAGGCAAAGGAATGCACATTATACCTGAAATAGGAGAAGAAGTAGTCGTAGGATTTGAAAACGGCAATGCTGAAAGACCTTTTGTTTTTGGAGCTATGTTTAACGGAAAGGCAAGCGCAGGAAAAGGAGGGGCAGGAAATCATATAAAAGGGCTACAAACAGCAAGCGGCAACAAATTACACATGAACGACAAAGATGGAAGCGTTAACCTAACAGATAAAGGAGGGGCTGATTTAACCTTTGACGGTGCTGGTAACGCAACACTTACCACAAATACTAGCATAACCTTTACCTGTGGTGGAGCTGAAATTAAAATGACCCATGATGGCACCATTGTAATTAGTGGTGATGTAAAAGTAAAAATAGATACAAAAGAAGCTGAAATAATAGGTTCAACATCCGTCAAAACAAACAGTGATTCAATTATTGAAGAAAAAGCACCTAAAATAGGCATTAATGGAGAAACAGAAGTTGCTATAGAATCCACAATCGTTAATGTAAACGGTTCTGCTACAACTAACGTAAAAGGAGGAACTGTAAACCTTAATTAA
- a CDS encoding DUF6531 domain-containing protein: MLLASNHLTLVLGVDIHFTIMGNPFHPYIGIVIDPFDYIPHIGSTVHVNKIKRANSTTQGVIIPLFHFALFGGLFVKAVPPAPIRMGESMNFFGSQNVYTEGARFTPKGFFVMTCNDIGVPLSLAPGKSWKSLVPSLFMPLAGSLPISFGAPVNVGPPYVPDFKAMIMNLATSMGFGYLLKYGGKIVQKGISKLNNKFLKPGKLKNFLCKYGFEPINLVNGSIIYEGTDFEIPSPQPIKWERQWYSDSEYNGWLGYGVHCNYDRCIEIDYDLEIIGLRMEDGRIVTFPFLDQGEDFYLRQEKIKLTRFKNHYQAFDYTTFTTYIFDSYNGYDQYRLTQIIDKAGFTTKLYLSSDQLIMIEDCAGRKIKVYNNDQGLIIKLTLIQDNTEDILVSYSYDQDQNMIRITDALQKSTHIKYEGHLMVEKTDRNGQSFYWEYDGKKTGAKCVHTWGDDGWQEGWIQYFPEKGYNLVKDANGAITTYYYEPNQLVTQITDPLGNNHFTEYTEYMEIYREIDPEGYMTGYTYDDFGNKTSVVYPDTSTTLYLYDKEQRLSIIVDPEGNQTTYTYKKTKNIYSTVL; encoded by the coding sequence ATGTTATTAGCTAGTAATCATCTTACACTCGTGTTAGGAGTCGATATACATTTTACTATAATGGGAAATCCCTTTCATCCCTATATTGGTATTGTTATTGACCCTTTTGATTATATTCCCCATATAGGAAGCACAGTACATGTTAATAAAATTAAAAGAGCAAACTCTACTACACAAGGAGTCATTATTCCGCTATTTCATTTTGCTCTTTTTGGAGGTTTATTTGTAAAAGCCGTTCCTCCTGCACCTATTAGAATGGGAGAGTCTATGAATTTTTTTGGCTCACAAAACGTCTATACAGAAGGTGCTAGATTTACTCCTAAAGGCTTCTTTGTAATGACTTGTAATGATATAGGAGTGCCTTTATCATTAGCCCCTGGTAAATCTTGGAAATCATTAGTTCCTTCTTTATTTATGCCTCTAGCTGGATCCTTGCCTATTTCCTTTGGAGCACCTGTTAATGTAGGCCCTCCCTATGTTCCAGATTTTAAAGCTATGATTATGAATTTAGCTACAAGTATGGGATTTGGTTACTTATTAAAATACGGAGGAAAAATAGTACAAAAGGGAATTTCCAAGCTTAACAACAAATTTTTAAAACCAGGAAAACTTAAAAACTTTTTGTGTAAATACGGGTTTGAACCCATTAATCTTGTTAACGGATCTATTATTTATGAAGGGACTGATTTTGAAATCCCTTCTCCACAACCCATAAAATGGGAAAGACAATGGTACTCTGATTCAGAGTACAATGGTTGGCTCGGATATGGAGTACACTGTAATTACGATAGATGTATAGAAATAGACTATGATCTTGAAATAATAGGCTTAAGAATGGAAGACGGTAGAATCGTAACTTTCCCTTTTCTTGATCAAGGAGAAGATTTTTACTTAAGACAAGAAAAAATAAAACTAACCCGTTTTAAAAACCATTATCAAGCCTTTGACTATACCACCTTTACTACCTATATTTTTGATAGTTATAACGGTTATGACCAATACCGTCTTACCCAAATTATAGACAAAGCTGGTTTTACTACAAAACTCTACCTAAGCAGCGATCAGCTTATCATGATAGAAGACTGTGCAGGAAGAAAAATAAAAGTTTACAATAATGACCAAGGACTCATTATTAAACTAACTCTTATACAAGATAATACCGAAGACATTCTTGTATCCTATTCCTATGATCAAGATCAAAACATGATTCGTATTACTGATGCTTTACAAAAAAGCACTCATATAAAATACGAAGGACACCTAATGGTAGAAAAAACAGATCGAAATGGTCAATCTTTTTATTGGGAATACGACGGAAAAAAAACAGGAGCTAAATGCGTTCATACATGGGGAGATGATGGCTGGCAAGAAGGTTGGATACAATATTTCCCAGAAAAAGGATACAACCTTGTAAAAGATGCTAATGGAGCCATTACAACATATTATTATGAACCCAATCAACTGGTAACTCAAATTACGGATCCTCTTGGCAACAACCATTTTACTGAATATACTGAATATATGGAAATCTATCGTGAGATAGACCCAGAAGGCTATATGACGGGATATACCTATGATGATTTTGGAAACAAAACGAGTGTTGTATATCCAGATACTAGCACCACCCTATACTTGTATGATAAAGAACAACGCCTATCTATTATTGTAGACCCTGAAGGCAACCAAACCACTTATACATACAAAAAGACAAAAAATATTTACTCAACAGTATTATAG
- the tssD gene encoding type VI secretion system tube protein TssD: MAFKTKLSVAGKEYTVLNVNYALFQETDATGRPSTVTRGGKIELTIEGTADTSFFEWMTNSFERKDGSVKFFKRDSDAVLKELKFSEAYVVKFRENFDSTGVNPLTETFTISAKKIELGTGAYENEWV, from the coding sequence ATGGCATTTAAAACTAAACTATCAGTAGCTGGAAAAGAGTACACAGTACTAAACGTAAATTATGCTTTATTTCAAGAAACTGATGCAACAGGCAGACCTTCTACCGTTACTAGAGGTGGTAAAATTGAATTAACTATTGAAGGAACAGCAGACACTTCTTTCTTTGAGTGGATGACCAATTCTTTTGAAAGAAAAGACGGTAGCGTAAAATTCTTCAAAAGAGATAGCGATGCTGTTTTAAAAGAATTAAAATTTTCAGAAGCATATGTAGTAAAATTCAGAGAAAACTTTGATTCTACAGGCGTAAACCCTCTAACTGAAACCTTCACTATTTCAGCTAAAAAAATTGAACTAGGAACTGGTGCTTACGAAAACGAATGGGTATAA
- a CDS encoding DUF2158 domain-containing protein: MEEDFKIGDIVEFKTGSVKMMVLGVDNVHSFVRCEWFANNELRRLNVEKIHLKKCIDESQPTNGKSKNFSDLAPEVH, encoded by the coding sequence ATGGAAGAAGATTTTAAAATTGGAGACATTGTAGAATTTAAAACAGGAAGTGTTAAAATGATGGTTTTAGGAGTTGATAATGTTCATTCCTTTGTACGTTGTGAATGGTTCGCTAATAATGAATTACGCCGTTTAAATGTTGAAAAAATACATTTAAAAAAATGTATTGATGAAAGCCAACCCACAAACGGTAAGTCAAAAAACTTTTCAGATTTAGCTCCTGAGGTTCATTAA
- a CDS encoding RHS repeat domain-containing protein, with translation MREQNKTKVFFDYDKMEQLVSITNEHNEKYRFTRNKAGHITQEEGFDTLTRRYERNNNGWVVRTLKPENKWTEYQYDALGRIIRAQHHDGTWETFAYNKLGQLLEAKNQDITILLERDKMGRVTKETQTSGFKKRPRLCYNI, from the coding sequence ATGCGAGAACAAAATAAAACCAAAGTATTTTTTGACTATGACAAAATGGAACAGTTGGTCAGTATAACCAATGAACACAACGAAAAATACCGTTTTACAAGAAACAAAGCTGGACATATTACCCAAGAAGAAGGATTTGACACCCTTACTCGAAGATACGAACGGAATAATAACGGTTGGGTCGTACGAACACTAAAACCCGAAAACAAATGGACTGAATATCAATACGATGCTCTAGGACGAATTATCAGAGCCCAACATCATGATGGCACTTGGGAAACCTTTGCCTATAACAAACTAGGACAACTACTAGAAGCTAAAAACCAAGACATTACGATTCTTTTAGAACGTGACAAAATGGGACGAGTTACAAAAGAAACTCAAACCAGCGGTTTTAAAAAAAGACCAAGGCTTTGTTATAACATCTGA
- a CDS encoding CHC2 zinc finger domain-containing protein: MQINDIKQNLSLSQVLQHYNLQPNKNKMLCCPFHDDKTASLQVNLQKNFYKCHACGAKGDQIQFVQDYESRSVGITKHEALLKCAALANNQPENKIKPVITKPMDENKRIEFLEKIFDTFTKAVYMSPPAKEYLHSRNLTALLEKRGLVGFNSGQFHHAGRFENESNPAEARKEVIAQGLEFGLLSESNIISKTGEKAYNVFGLKSIVFALRNQENQITGLYYRIADDTKNYKHFYLKESKGLFPHYPKPETKKLILTEAIIDCASLLTVLNDPNSPFGGWGL, encoded by the coding sequence ATGCAAATCAACGACATCAAACAAAATTTAAGTTTAAGCCAGGTACTACAACATTACAACCTACAGCCCAACAAAAACAAAATGCTATGTTGTCCATTCCACGATGACAAAACAGCGAGTTTACAAGTCAATTTACAAAAGAACTTTTACAAATGCCACGCCTGCGGAGCAAAAGGCGACCAAATCCAGTTTGTGCAGGATTATGAATCCCGAAGCGTCGGGATAACCAAACACGAAGCTCTTTTAAAATGTGCAGCTCTTGCAAACAATCAACCCGAAAATAAAATCAAACCAGTAATAACAAAACCAATGGACGAGAACAAACGAATTGAATTTTTAGAAAAAATCTTCGATACATTTACAAAAGCGGTGTATATGAGTCCGCCAGCAAAGGAGTATTTACATAGCAGAAACTTAACCGCATTATTAGAAAAAAGAGGATTAGTCGGTTTTAACTCGGGGCAGTTCCACCACGCAGGGAGGTTTGAAAATGAATCTAATCCAGCAGAAGCACGTAAAGAAGTAATCGCCCAGGGTTTAGAATTTGGTTTGTTATCAGAATCAAATATAATCTCTAAAACAGGCGAAAAGGCGTATAATGTATTTGGTTTAAAATCTATTGTCTTTGCCCTTAGAAACCAAGAAAATCAAATCACAGGCTTATATTATCGTATAGCAGACGACACAAAAAACTACAAACATTTTTATTTAAAAGAATCAAAAGGATTATTCCCACATTACCCAAAACCTGAAACTAAAAAACTAATCTTAACTGAAGCCATTATTGATTGCGCCAGTTTATTAACGGTACTCAACGACCCTAACTCCCCCTTTGGGGGCTGGGGGCTTTAG